A single region of the Fusarium keratoplasticum isolate Fu6.1 chromosome 7, whole genome shotgun sequence genome encodes:
- a CDS encoding Metallophos domain-containing protein codes for MLRIGALIASFAVLPCQALVPRQSNNNDLPPLKFNDDGAFQICVFSDLHYATDASGSGPDVDRRSTKVIGDVLDFDTPDLVVFNGDLINGEDTYRDNSTHYIDQIVAPLVERNLTWASTYGNHDHNFNINGDDILEREQGFTGSRTQKMVDGTNAGTTNYYLPVYASNCTTTRDCTPELLLWFFDSRGGFYYQGGRQHNWVHSSVVEWFNETNAELVEEYGKEIPSLAFVHIPIHASYVFQQQADGPGENTQPGINEEDVVQQGDGWCAEGESGSCDYGDQDLPFMRALVSTPGVIGLFYGHDHGNSWCYKWDDQLPGMNITGSGINLCYGQHTGYGGYGDWIRGGRQIFVTQEGLKDLEIDTHILLESGDVVGSVSLNSTFNTDRYEATPNQKTYWDTASSAPTLAMGAGGIYASTLLTLLWLAV; via the exons ATGTTGCGAATTGGCGCCCTGATAGCTTCTTTTGCAGTATTACCCTGCCAAGCTCTTGTTCCTCGTCAATCAAACAACAACGACCTACCGCCACTAAAGTTTAACGACGATGGAGCTTTCCAGATCTGTGTGTTCTCGGACCTCCACTATGCAACAG ATGCATCAGGATCAGGTCCAGACGTCGATCGCCGATCGACCAAGGTCATAGGCGATGTGCTTGACTTTGACACGCCGGATCTAGTCGTGTTCAACGGAGACCTCATAAACGGCGAAGACACATACCGCGACAACAGCACCCACTATATAGATCAGATCGTCGCACCGCTGGTGGAACGCAACCTAACCTGGGCTTCCACATACGGAAATCACGATCACaacttcaacatcaacggAGATGACATCTTGGAGCGCGAGCAAGGGTTCACCGGTTCTCGAACCCAGAAGATGGTTGATGGGACGAATGCCGGCACCACCAACTACTACCTTCCCGTATACGCATCCAATTGCACGACGACTCGAGATTGCACTCCTGAGCTGCTCCTCTGGTTCTTTGATAGTCGTGGAGGCTTCTACTATCAGGGTGGGCGTCAGCACAATTGGGTACACTCGAGCGTGGTGGAATGGTTCAACGAAACCAATGCCGAACTAGTCGAGGAATACGGCAAGGAAATCCCATCCCTTGCGTTCGTCCACATCCCGATTCACGCCTCTTATGTATTCCAGCAACAGGCTGATGGCCCCGGCGAGAACACCCAGCCAGGCATCaacgaggaagatgtcgTTCAGCAGGGCGATGGATGGTGTGCCGAAGGCGAGAGCGGAAGCTGTGATTATGGAGATCAGGACCTGCCCTTTATGCGCGCTCTAGTTTCGACGCCGGGAGTTATTGGACTCTTTTACGGACACGATCACGGAAATTCCTGGTGCTACAAGTGGGACGATCAACTTCCCGGCATGAACATCACCGGAAGCGGCATCAATCTCTGCTACGGCCAGCACACGGGCTATGGAGGTTATGGAGACTGGATCAGAGGTGGACGCCAGATCTTTGTGACACAGGAGGGCCTGAAAGATCTCGAGATCGACACGCATATTCTTCTCGAGTCGGGCGACGTTGTGGGCAGCGTCTCACTAAACTCGACCTTCAATACGGATCGCTACGAGGCGACTCCGAACCAAAAGACGTATTGGGATACTGCTAGCAGTGCGCCTACTTTGGCCATGGGTGCTGGGGGCATTTACGCATCGACTCTGCTGACACTGCTCTGGTTGGCGGTATAA
- a CDS encoding Translation machinery-associated protein 22, which yields MFKKKPEIKNLAPLRSSDRRKLADQIIRDYQIPVPQSSAEDDTSSGAQQTLSSLRNSLLPESTSSARFTTSSGPNLAQISGTIYVGACPGQDERILWFQLGKNPKLIPTVYTLWHNPNIVPLLHTPDFVVEEKLTHGSDLMIPGLIKAPSVEWDSRAKIGSVVAVAGMQKDTVPLWIGTCQVDICNLPPSVRGQKGVAVKALHWAGDEVWSWRPLGSGGQAPPESIEGWPGLTAQLVEGVEQLSMEDNENDGQEADAGAPVKNSLHEEETPKDDRETAEEVEYEPTTKDIDEAFQKAFLYAIHKAKAENPGPKFGFVFPIQPSFLISNMIQPYLRSQNPQYYIIKKTSWKNAKKFIKHLDKLGLVKSKDRNGGETVILDIDFDDELVTGFRPYNLPKPKPAGSEPTKTGEQGGGQASSSADVSLGQTITIQNVYRLSPKLVPTLLPSKTEFYTAQQVSAALKLYIEQRPELGGQGSSTVKLDPFIANSILGSNPSHDDSQALASGRISRSALQKRVLEDSHLCQPFYVIKRKDSASEQKPKAGHPPHVLVTIEKRTGTKVVTKISNLEPFFIDPQVLAPELQKKCAGSASVGQASGSKPGLLEIVVQGDQRKILVGEILPKRGIDAKWVDVVDKTKAKKKK from the coding sequence atgttcaagaagaagcccgagatCAAGAACCTGGCGCCCTTGCGCTCCTCAGACCGTCGCAAGCTCGCTGATCAGATCATTCGCGACTATCAGATTCCGGTCCCTCAGTCATCAGCTGAGGATGATACGTCATCAGGCGCACAACAAACGCTGTCTTCTCTACGCAACTCTCTCCTCCCAGAGTCTACCTCCTCTGCGCGGTTTACGACATCCTCTGGACCTAACTTGGCTCAAATAAGCGGCACCATCTATGTTGGTGCATGCCCCGGGCAGGATGAGAGGATACTTTGGTTCCAGCTTGGGAAGAACCCAAAGCTAATTCCGACCGTTTACACACTCTGGCATAACCCCAATATTGTGCCGCTGCTACACACACCGGACTTTGTCGTTGAAGAGAAGCTCACCCATGGCTCCGACTTGATGATACCTGGCCTCATCAAGGCACCCAGCGTTGAGTGGGACTCGAGGGCGAAAATAGGTtccgtcgtcgctgtcgctggTATGCAGAAGGATACGGTGCCTTTGTGGATTGGAACATGTCAGGTCGACATATGCAACCTACCACCGAGCGTCAGAGGGCAGAAGGGTGTTGCGGTAAAAGCACTGCACTGGGCAGGGGACGAAgtttggagctggaggccaCTGGGGAGTGGAGGGCAGGCTCCGCCGGAAAGCATAGAGGGTTGGCCAGGTTTGACAGCACAGCTTGTCGAAGGAGTTGAACAGCTGTCCATGGAGGACAACGAGAATGACGGCCAGGAAGCGGACGCCGGAGCACCAGTTAAGAACTCACTTCACGAGGAGGAAACCCCCAAGGACGACAGGGAGACGGCAGAGGAGGTAGAGTATGAACCGACGACAAAGGACATTGACGAGGCATTCCAAAAAGCCTTCCTCTACGCCATCCACAAAGCCAAGGCGGAAAACCCAGGCCCCAAATTTGGCTTTGTTTTCCCTATTCAACCCTCCtttctcatctccaacatgaTCCAGCCCTATCTCCGATCCCAGAATCCACAATActacatcatcaagaagacgTCGTGGAAGAATGCCAAGAAATTCATCAAGCATTTGGACAAGCTGGGATTGgtcaagtccaaggacaGGAATGGTGGAGAGACGGTCATTCTCGATAtcgactttgacgacgagCTGGTTACTGGATTCAGGCCTTACAATTTGCCGAAGCCTAAGCCAGCGGGCTCTGAACCAACAAAGACGGGAGAGCAGGGCGGTGGACAGGCTTCTTCGTCTGCCGATGTGTCTTTGGGACAGACAATCACGATCCAAAACGTCTATCGCTTGTCTCCTAAGCTTGTGCCGACATTGCTTCCTTCCAAGACGGAATTCTACACCGCACAGCAAGTCTCGGCAGCTCTCAAGTTATACATCGAGCAACGGCCAGAGCTTGGAGGACAAGGGTCATCGACCGTCAAGCTCGACCCATTCATTGCAAACAGCATTCTGGGGTCCAACCCGAGCCACGATGACAGCCAAGCTCTTGCATCAGGACGCATCTCCAGAAGCGCCCTCCAGAAACGCGTGCTGGAAGATTCTCATCTCTGCCAACCTTTCTACGTCATCAAAAGAAAGGATTCCGCATCCGAGCAAAAGCCCAAGGCTGGACACCCGCCTCATGTCCTCGTCACGATCGAAAAACGAACAGGCACCAAGGTCGTCACCAAGATTTCCAACCTCGAGcccttcttcatcgatcCGCAGGTGCTGGCCCCAGAGCTGCAGAAGAAGTGTGCTGGGTCAGCGAGCGTCGGGCAAGCCAGTGGCTCCAAACCCGGTCTGCTGGAAATCGTCGTGCAGGGAGACCAGCGAAAAATTCTTGTGGGAGAAATCCTACCCAAGAGGGGGATTGATGCCAAGTGGGTGGATGTGGTGGACAAGAcaaaggcgaagaagaaaaagtgA